The region TTGAGCTGGAGGGGGCGAATGCTTGGTTTGACCGCTTGAAGCTGCCGCTGGACACCTTAATGAAGGCCCATGATCCGCTCTATATCACCAGAAAAGTAAATGAGCTGCACTGGGAGAATCTCCAGAACGGCAGCTTCCGCCAGGAGATTATCGACTCCATTGTTCGCTGTCTGTTCATGAAGCTTAGCGATATGCGGCATCACGTGGAGGCCAGCCAACCGGTCAGCAAATACTATGATTCGTTCCTGAACCTGAGAAACGAGGTACTCAGCTCTCCCTCCACCTGGTATTCTGTCGAACAGCTGGCAGAGCGGATGAACATGAGCCCGTCCTATTTTCAGCAGATCTATAAGCAAATCTTCGGCATTCCGGCCGTCAGCGACATCATTCTTAATCGTGTGGGCCATGCCTCCTATTTACTGAAGAACACCACCTATACCGTCAGCCAGATCTCTGCGGGTTGCGGTTATGAGAACGATGTCCATTTCATGCGGCAGTTCAAGAAGTTCACCGGCCAGACGCCGAGTGAATATCGGGGGAAGGGCTGATCGCGAAGGAAGAGCGGACCGGGGTTATTGGCTTGGATGAGCGGGATTAAAGATTCCGTAATACACCAAATCTTCATAGGCGTTAATCTTATGTACTTGATCTTTCAAAGTGCCTTCGTAGGTCATTCCGCATTTCTGCATAATTCTTCCTGAGGCCGGATTAGAAGCGAAATGCCGGGCATTTAACAAAAAAGCAAAAGAAGCGGAGGGGAAATTTGGAACTGTAGGAGCGGTAGCGGCCGCCTTTGTATTTGGATTTCTACCGCGAAAAGCGGTTCTAATCAGGAAATCCAAATACAACAGCGGCCGGAGGGCCAAACATTCTCTGGAGTCACGGCAGTCCCATAACAGAAAAAATATAAGTTCAATCTATTCAGTTAAACAATCCACATGATCACAACAATAACCAAAGCAATAACACCCACCGCAATCAACAGATCAGAGATCTGCCGCCAGAATCCCAAAGGCCCTTCACGATGAAGCTTCTGTTCATTGACGTCATGATTGGCTTTGTGCCCGCCGGGGTCATTTGAATAGATAGAAGGGCCAGGGTGTCCACCGCCAGTAGGGAATTCAGTCATCAGAATCACCTCCCTTTTCATAATTATACACCATTTACTCTCATTTTTGGTAAACGGAATGGCTATGGTATAGCTGACATTTGAATTTTGGGCGGAAATATCCTATTTTAAAAAGACAGATATTCAGCAGTTAGCAGTTAACGGAAGAGGCGAACACAATATGGGTGAAATACATGAAATGATGTCAGCGGGAACCCGTGCTTTAATCGAGGATAACTTCCTCCAGCTCATGGAGCAGGAAGGATTCCACAAGGTGAGCGTACGCCAGCTGGCACTTAGAACACATATTAACAGGGGAACGTTCTATCTGCATTTTACAGATAAATACGATCTGCTGGAGCAGCTTCAGCGTGAAATATTGGCAGGTCTGGAGCAGGTGATGGTCGTCAAAATCGTACGTGAAGAAATGTCGGAGCATTATCTGAAGGGTCTGCCTTATCCGCCGCTGGTGCATATCTTGGAGTACCTGCAGCAGCACGGCGAGCGGCTCCGGTTATTTCTCGGGGCCAAAGGGGAGGCGGGATTTCCGGGGCAATTCAAGGAGGTTATCAAGCGCAGCTTCTACCGGAAGCTGGAGATGAATGGCGTATTTGCCGGCCACCCGGCGGTTCCTCCAGAGTATCTCGCTGCGCATTCCGCGTCTATTTTTCTTGGAATTACGGAAGAATGGTTACACAGCGGAATGCCTTATACTCCGGAGGAGCTGGCGGTGATCTATAACGAGGTCTTATTCATGCAGACAACTCTAATCGCGAAGGCTTAAATGGTAATCAGCACCTTACCACGGAGCTTACCGGCCTCGCTCATGGCATGGGAGGCAGCCAGCTCGGCCAGCGGCAGACGCTCAGTAATCCAGAGCTTCAGCTTACCCGTATCCACCAGCTCTGCAACCCGAGTCAGCAGCGTACGATCCTCTCGTGCGAACAGCTGATGTACCTTAACACCAAGCTGCGCTGCCAGCGCTTCGTCTGCAGGATTCACCGCCGAGATCAGCGCTCCTCCCTCTTTTAGCAGCGGCAGCCAGGTATTAAGTACCTCTGAACTCTCAGGGGACAGATTGAGGATCAGATCCACCTTGTCCTTCAGCTTGTCCGTGACGCTCTCCTTGGTATAATCAATCATCTCGTCAATCCCCAGCTCCCGAAGCTTTGGCATACTGGCCGCAGAGGAAGTCCCTATGACATACGCCCCATGCTGTTTGGCGAAGTGCACCGCATAGCTGCCTACCCCGCCGGCGGCTCCGGCAATCAGCACACGCCCGCCATGCGGCAGGTTACCATGATCGAACAACCCCTGCCATGCAGTTAAGACTCCAATCGGCAGCGCGGCAGCATCGGATAACTCTATGGAGACTGGCGCCAGCGCAGCATACTGCGCTTGGGTGACCACATACTCTGCGGCAGCGCCGTCCCGGGACATATCAAGCGCAGCATAGACTCTGTCCCCCGGCTGAAAGTCTGTAACCTCAGCTCCTGCTGCCTCCACTGTACCCGACACCTCAATGTTAGGAATGTACGGGAATTCATGCGGGAAAACGGCTTGCAGGTAGCCCTTGCGGATTTTGACATCTGCAGAATTAAACGCAGTCCCTGCCACCTTAATCAGAATCTCGTCCGCTGCGGGAGAGGGAATCGGCGCATCCTCATACCTTAGCTCTTCTATCCCTCCAAACTGATGGATCCGAACCGCCTTCATATGTGTAGCTTCGTTCATTGCAATCACTCCTGTAGATGAATTGGGAATCCGCGTACCGTTGAAGCAATAGGTGTACTGTTCCTGTAACTCATTGTAGGCTCCCGCTTAAGGGGATACAATCAACAATCAGGTCTGAAGTGTTCATTCTTTCTTCTTACGGGTAGTAGATAATTAAGGAAGGAGCAATGCCTATGGAACATATGGATACGATCGATCTCATCGCCATTCTGGCTCTGGTGCTGGCACTATTGCTTATGCTCAGTGTGTTCAGTCTGAAGAGACGTGTGAACGAGCTGGAGTCCCGGTTAGCGCAAAGAGACGCTTACGGCGGAAAATACTCTCCCCCAGCAATCGGCAGAGCTGCCGACATCCCGGCTCCCCTGTTCGTGCAGAACCCTGAGCTGGCACCGGACCTCGAGCGGAGAATCCGCCTGCTGTTAGCCGAGGGCAAGAAAATCCAGGCAATCAAGGTCATGCGTGAAGCGCGGAATCTGGGCCTCAAGGAAGCCAAGGACTTCGTAGAGGACCTGGAGCAGGGCGGAACCTTCCGCTAAGTGTATTATGTACGAATAATCAAGAATGACCTCAGACTGCCACTGGACTGTGGAAGCTGAGGTCATTCTTGTGATGGCTTATACCGGTAATGAAGCTAGATATCCTTGTGCATATAAATCCGCAGAGAGACTAAATAAGAAGCATAGATAATCACGAGATAGGCCAGGACGCTGATGGCAACAAGCAAGACATTATCCAATCTGCCAGTGCTAATCCATTCGGCAAGTGCCGGAAACCGTTTAGACAAGCTGGTAATAGCCGTGAAATTCAGCATGATCACCATTATAAAGATGAAGTTGACGACCTGCATCCCTTTTTGTCCCAGCCAGTAATACAGCGGCAGATAACATGAGGCCAATAAAGGGAACGCGGCAATAGCTATTCCCAGCTCTCTCCAGCGCAGCGGTTCATCCAGCTTGCCCATCGTAAAAGCAGCCAGATACAGCAGAATCGTACAGGTCAGGCTGAACAAGGAGAATGGAATCAGCGTCATATATTTAGCCTGAATCAGCCGCTGTCTCGGGACCGGGAGCGTAACCAGAAACTTCTGATTGTTATGCTGCATATCGATGGTACAGGAGTTAATGAGCAGCAGCATAGCCGGAAACAGCGAGAACACCGTATAGGCTTCAGCGTTCATATAACCCATAATCAGATAATAGGGAATCAGCAGGAGGATAAACTTCCGGGTAAGCATGAAGTCTTTACGGATCAGAGCTATGGAGTTATACATGTGCTTCACTTCCTTTTACCGTATAGTACATAATCTCTTCCAGTGTAGGGGTCTCGCAGATTGCGGTGTCCCTGAAATAACGTTCCCCTTCCGCACGGTTGCTGATCAGCCCTTCGAAGCCCAGCCCGTTCTCCCGCAGCCCCACGAACCACCGCCGGACATCCCGGTCCAGCAGCTCCTTCCCGCCTTTGACCAGCAGATAGCGTTCGCTCAGACTCTCCTTCATCTCATTGAATACAATCCGTCCCTCGTTAATGAATACAATATAGTCGGCAATCCGGTCCAGATCTGTGGTGTTGTGGGTAGAGAACAGAATCGACTTCTTCTCATCCTGGATATGCTCACTGAGCAGCTCCAGCATCTCCCGGCGGAAGATCGGATCTAGTCCCGAAGTAGGCTCATCCATAATCAGCAGATCAGCACCATGGGACAAGGCTATGGCGAGGGAGAATTTGATCTTCATCCCCTTGGACAGATCCTTAATCTTCTTGCCCGGCGACAGCTTGAACTGCTCCTGAAACTTCACATATGTATCATTATTCCATCCGGGATAGAACGGGGCGATAATACTCTTCATCTGCTTAACGGTCAAGTGCTCATAATAGATATTCTCATCCGAGACGTAACCGATACGCGCTTTAACAGCCGCCAGGTCCTGCTGGTTGTTCTGGCCGAACATCAGAATGTTGCCTTGGTCCGGGAAAATTAACCCCATGATCATTTTGATCATTGAGGTCTTGCCTGCACCATTCGGGCCGATCAGCCCTGTAATGTAGCCCTCCTTGATGGGGAGCGAAATATCCCGCAGCTCAAAACGGTCGTAGCACTTGGTCACATGGCCCAGCTCAATTACATTACTCATTCCTGTTCCTCCTCATAGAGCAGCTTCAGCATCTCCGCGAGTTCAGCGTATTCCATGCCCAGCTGCCTGCTCTCGTCAATAATCTCCTTCAGCTTGCCCTCCACCATCCGCAGCCGCTGTTCCCGGATATATTCCTGATCGGCCCCGGAGACAAAAGATCCCTTGCCGACGATCGAGTTGATCAGCCCTTCCCGCTCCAGCTCCTCATAAGCCCGCTTCGTGGTAATGACGCTAATCTGCAGCTCCTTCGCCAGTAAGCGGATCGATGGCAGCGGCGTACCCGAGACCAGCTCGCCTTGGAGAATCATCTGGCGGACCTGTCCCACAATCTGGGCGTAGATCGGTTCGCCAGATGTACTTGATATCACGATATTCATGCAGCAGCATCAGCTTCCTTTGTGTTTGTTGTAACTAGTGTATATATGTAATATATACACTATATTCAGTTGTGTCAATCCCTTAGTGTGATACCCTTAATTAGACGATCATCCCCTGAGATCGTAAAAAGTGGTAGACGATCTCGCTCTGCATTCTTACCCTGAAGGCATAATCCAGGCTCCAGCAGGTCTCTACGGTCACCGCCCGGGCACCGAGCAGGCGCTGGAAGGCCATCCGGGAAGTTCCTGCACGCTCCCTATGCCGTATGTTGAAGCGGTATGCTCTATTCGTGATCGTCTGATTCATCCGCATCACAATTTGCTTCGCCAGTCCATGCGCCCGGCTGACCGGGCTGATGATCAGGGTCTGGCCGACCCGCTTCGGATTCAGCTCGGACAGCCCGTTCGCCTCATGCAGATCTAGCACCCACGAGGGACGGTAGCGCAAGGCAAGCTGCCATACGGCTGCCGACAACGGATGACGGGCCGGGGCGCCTGGTCCGCGCGGGAAGGTACGGTTCAGGTCGGGCTGCCCGCGAATCCCCTTGCGCCGTGCGATTTGGTTCACCAGCGGGACGATAATCAGCTTCCCTGAGCGCAGCATCAGATCTCCCCGGCTGAACCTGCTCGCAATTCCCTGCGCTGCGCGGCTGCTCGCCGGCTCATTGCCGTGAACACCGGAGATGATCATGAATACAGGTCCGGGGACGCCGCTGCTAATGACATAATAAGGTGTGGCATAAGGCGTTCCCGCTGCCAGCGTATGCTTCTCTACAGACACTGTGGTTCACCTCGCTCTGGATGATATGGATCATGTGGTTGTTACTCTGTAATGTATGCGGATTACCTGCGGAGGATTGGACGAATAGGACAGCAAAATAACCCCACAAAGTGGAGCTTTAGCGTAAGTGATGACTCAGGTACTTTGCGGGGGCCCCAAAACATATAAATTCTCTCTAAAAAAGCCGGACAAGTCCCATATGGACTCATCCGGCTTCTGCTCTGGATGTGAGATGATGTTAGCAGGTGTTAATAAAATACGACTTGGTTCTTCCCGGCAGACTTCGCCTCATAGAGTGCCTTCTCCGCCTTGGCAATGAAGTCCGACGGGCGGTCAGAGGGAACTGGCACCTTCAACAGGCCGCCTATGCTTACAGTGACCACACCTTCCTCTTCAAACCGGTCACGGGGAATCTGCAGATCATAGACGCCTTGACGGACGGATTCGGCCAATTGCTCTGCCTGGGAAGAGGAGGCTCCCGCCATCGTAAGGATGAAGTTCGCCCCGCTGAACCGGGCCACGAACGTGCCGTGCGTGATGCTGATGATATTCAGCACATCGGCTACCGACTGGATGCAGAGATCGCCGCCCTTCAGCCCGTGTACCGCATTATAGGAATGGAAATCATCGATATCAATGGACAGCAGCAGCAGGGGTTCCCGGGTGTTCAGGGAATCCTCCCAGCGCTGATCCAGCTTATTCTCAAGCGCCTGCCGGTTCGGCAGATCGGTTAGTGAATCGGTCGTCAGATAGGTTTGCATCTGATTGGCCGCATCGGCATAAGCCTCGCCCTTCGCCTCTGTACCGGTTCCGGTGTTCAGCACCGCCATAATGGACGGTCTGCCGCCATGAATGACCGAGGCCAGACTCAGGCTTACCTCCAGGGGTTGCCCGTCTCCATTCATGAATTGGCCCTGATCGGATACGAACTGGGTGACATTCTGGCTCAGGTCTAAGAAGTGCTGCTTCAGAGCTGGCCGGTAGGATTCCTGCACATAGTCCAGGAACGGCTCCCCGATCAGCGATTTGCCGTTCTCTTCTCCCGTCAGCTCCACTGCGCGGTTATTGCAGTAGGCAATCACATCATCGGTAATCATGAAGAAGGCTACGGGCGACAGGTCCATCAATTGCAGATACCGCTGTTCATTATGACGCAGACTGCGGGCGTTCTGCAGGGCCTGCTCTTCCGCCTGACGCAGCTGGTTCTCGGTCTGTCCGCGCAGAATAGATTTGAGCTGCGGCAGAATGTTAAGATGCTGCTCTCTCCACGGAAGTGAGGTGGACTGAACCACCTGCCGCCATTTCTCAAAGGACTTGCGGGGAGACAATCGCAATCCGTCATTTTCCTGAATGACAGCCTTAGCCGGATCTCCGGCCCAGTCCACAATCTCGACCACTTCAGGCCTGAACCAGATCATATAATTCTGGTGTCCTGGAGTCAGGGCGAGATAGATGGCACCGGAGGCCTTGTTCTTGTAAGCTTTGGCTGATTCATATTCCAGACTGAGCTTGGAGGTGCAGTAGGTGTAATCCTTGGACTTCCCGGCCAGCCAGCCGGCAAGCTCCCGTACCTGCTCCTGGGAAGGCGTGGCTCCGAACAGCATCAACTTGTCCTGGTAGCACACGGCTGCACCGGAAGCCTCCATCATACCCAGCAGCGTCTGCTCTTCATCGCCGAGCTGCTCAATCACCCGGGAAGAGCTGACGTTACCTGTGAAAATATCGACAATTCTCATCGCCTTGGTCCGCAGCTCCAGCTCCGTCTGATAATTGTCGAGCTGCTGACGCTGGTACAGTTCACTGGAGAAGAAGGCGCCCAGGAAATTACACAGATTACGGATACGGTGCGGGACATACTTGGGGGAATGGTGATGACAGGTGATTAGTCCCCAAAGCTTGTTGTTGTTAATCAGGGAGATGGTCGTAGTCGCCCCCACTCCCATATTCTGCAAATACTCGATATGGAGCGGAGATACACTGCGGAGGATGGACAAGCTGAGGTTCAGGGGCTTACCCGTAAGGGGCTGCAGCACCGGGGTGATCGGAACCGGAAGATAGTTGACATCGACGATCGTCCGCAGCCAGTTACGCAGATACAGCTCACGCGCCTGCTTCGGAATGTCAGACGCAGGATAATGATGGCCAAGGAACGGCTCCAGCTCCGGTTCACGGGCTTCGGCAATCACCTTGCCATTCCACTGTTCATCGAACTCGTAGATCATAACCCGGTCATAGCCCAACATCTCCTTCACCTGCTCAGCGGCAGCCTGACTGGCCTCCAGCCGGTTCGCCGTATGCTTCAGCCGTCCGAAGAACGTGCGAATCCAGTCGAAGTCATTGGAGCTGTCGCTCTGATCGATGGAGGCAGGCTCCAGTTCAACGATCATCAGACCTTCACTTTCGTGAATGATGCAGAAGAAGTCCTGCGGCTCACCCGCGACTTCAATCTGTATCACAATATATTGCAAATCGGCAGTTTCTTTCGCATTCACGCTGCGAATAAGCAGCATCTCCAGCTGATCCGGGCCTACCAGGTCAGCCATAGGCGTGCCTAACAGTGCTTCGGCAGCTGTTCCCAGTAACTTATCCGTATTCAGACTGGCCTGGACAATCCTATGGGCTGTGTCCTGAGTTACAGCCAGCAATACGCCATGCGGTTGAATAAGCCCGGGAATATGGATGGGCTCCTTCTCACAGTTATTAAGATCCACAGGTTCCTTGGGGTCCAGCCCTGCTTCATTCAGCAAGGTGCGGTTCAGCGGCTGATTCTCATGTTCTGTATTAAAATCTGACATAGGTGTAAAGCCTCCATTGAAGTAAATGATTTCTAAGCTGTTATGGCGCAGATTCATTTTATCTTATTCTGGGCTGCAATAACAAACATAAGTTTAGTCTATACAGCCTGCCTTGGCTTGTATTCCAGTCTTGGAATAATTATGTATAATATGGATGAATAGAGCATAACCTGTGATGGCTAATCCATTTATAATCCGAGGTGACCATAATGCGGCGAACTAAACGTTCAGGTAGAGAGATTGTGTCTTTTCTGCTAAGCGCCTTCTCCATAATGATCATTGCCTTCTTCATCATCCGCTATGTGGTTCAGACCGTTTCATTCGCACCTTAACAGTCTGCCCACGCAAAAAGGAGCATTTGGGGGAAATGCTCCTCTTCGGCTTGCATATACCATGTATTAGGTTACACTTCCGGAAGAATTGTAATCCGAAAGTCTTACCAATAATTTACCTTAAAAACCTCAATAATACAAGTATTTCCTTCTATTCCAGTGAAAATGTGACTAATTCATAACAGCGCTTCGCCGCTTGGATGCGCATCCGGGGATTTGAGGCACAGCGGGCTTTGCCGCCTGATCTATACGCCCGTTATAATGAACCTACTCTGCGCAGAGAATAATGAACAAGAAGGAACATTCACATGGATGCTAATCCCCTGTTACAGCGCAAGACCGCACAATTTACACTTCTCGTTACCGAAGGCACTCATTATGAGGTCGGACGCACTTTGGGCGCCCATCATAAGAATAACTCCGCCATGCTATCCTTCTTGTCCTCCCCCTTCATGGGAGCCCCCCGGCTGACTCCTTATGCTGCGGACAAAGCCATGGAGAGCTTCGAGCGCTATTGCCCCGGCTTGAATGAAGAAATTCAGGGCTTCGCCGATGAGACCGGCGTAGAGGCTGCCCATGTCGTCTTCTATTATTCCTACTTTCAGGCACCGGGCCACTGCACACAGGCAGCCTACCGACCTGTAGCAAATGCGGGTCAGAGCGGACAGATTTATCATATGCGTAATTATGATTTTGGCTGGGAGGATGAACCGTATAATCAGCTGCTGCTCAGCACAACCAGGGTGAAGGGCAAACTGGCGCATACCGGCTTTGCGCTGCAGTTGTTCGGGCGTTATGACGGGATGAATGAGGCAGGTCTTACCGTAACCACCACCTCGGGGAGAGTCCGGCCGGAGATGACCGGGGAGGGATTTGTTTTTCCAGGCGTAGTCCGGGCCTTGCTGGATCAATGTACTACTGCGGAAGAAGCGGCTCAGCTCATGCGCAGCATACCGGTGGCTGACTACAGAAACTTCCTGATCTCTGACGCCCAAGGGAACATCGCCCTCGTAGAGACGGCTGGTACCGAAAAAGCGATCCAGTATCACCCGGCTGCTGACAGCTTAAGCGCAAGCCAGCTTGTACTCTCGGCGAACCATTACACCCTGCCCTCCATGCAGCTACATAATCAGCAAGTCATGGAGAACTCATGGACCAGATATGACGCGCTGCGGGCAGCACTTATGGACGATAACACCGCTATCCATCCTGTAGAAGCCATGAAAGCTGCCGCAGGACGCGAATATCCCGAAGGAATCTGCTGTCACCATTACAGCGAAGGCTTAGGCACCTTATGGTCCATGGTCTCTGACAACACAGCCCGCGAGCTGCATATCTGCTTCGGTTCCCCGCAGCTGAACGGCTGGAGAACCTTCGGGTTCCATGACCCGGCGGGAATGCGTGTATACGAGGCAGTGCTGCCGGACAAGCCGTCCGCAGAGGGATTCTGGCACCGTCCCAGGTAAGCTCCCTCTCACTCTTGCTGCTGTGACGCCCTCTGCAAAATAGACTGCACAAACGCAGTCTTCCCGTCACAATACGCATCAATGTCATAACGGTACTCTTCAGCCAGCCGCTGCTTCACCGCCTGATATTCCTCCCGGGCAGCGGGATGGCTGCGCAGATAATCCCGGAACAGAATATGCTCCAGGTAACCCTTGCCGTCCTTGGGACATACATACAGATGGTATTTCATGAATCCATCATCCTGGTTGCTCTTGAAGGCTTCCCGGCCCTCAATGCCCAGGTTGCCCTGATGCTCATAACCGTACGCCTGCAATCTGTGGATGATTTCCGGCAACTGGTCATAGCTCTCCATCACCAGATCGACATCAATCACGGGCTTGGCCCACAGCCCTTCAATCGAGGTGCTGCCCACATGCTCAGACCGGATAATCAGATCCCCGGCGATCTCCAGCATCCGCGCCTCAATTCTGCTATATTCCGCCTTCCAGGCCGGATCATACGGGACCACTTCAACAACCTTGGTCTTCTCAGCCATCATCCTTCTCCTCCTTCGACTATAACCTACACCCCACACTGGAATAAAATACAAACCGCAACCTCATACTAACCCGCAGAGACGGAGGTGAACAGTATGCCCAAGAATAGTGCAGACCCCAAGCATGACCGTGCAAATAACCGCGCCGATTCAAAAAACAACCAGCAGAATCACGCCAGTATCAGCGAAATCCCCCAGATGGTGACTCCTGATAAAGCAGCAGATGTCGTGCCGAGTCTGAACGGCGTTACTAAGAACGAGAGCTGATTTCCGCTTTGATATGCTCGCAGACCAGGCTTCACCCATGGTATGGGCGAACAGCCTGGTCTTTTGCCGGACAGAGCAGTTATACTATAAATCTAATGATAGAAATAGAATACCTTACAAGTATAATCTATGGAATAGAATCATC is a window of Paenibacillus sp. FSL H3-0469 DNA encoding:
- a CDS encoding AraC family transcriptional regulator, with the protein product MITLKRCGANVIHPEGMTIDRPEGSGDYVFVFFRSKMELRLQAQSVYAEPNTYIIYNRDSHYFYRDAELPLVHDWFHFELEGANAWFDRLKLPLDTLMKAHDPLYITRKVNELHWENLQNGSFRQEIIDSIVRCLFMKLSDMRHHVEASQPVSKYYDSFLNLRNEVLSSPSTWYSVEQLAERMNMSPSYFQQIYKQIFGIPAVSDIILNRVGHASYLLKNTTYTVSQISAGCGYENDVHFMRQFKKFTGQTPSEYRGKG
- a CDS encoding TetR/AcrR family transcriptional regulator C-terminal domain-containing protein; protein product: MGEIHEMMSAGTRALIEDNFLQLMEQEGFHKVSVRQLALRTHINRGTFYLHFTDKYDLLEQLQREILAGLEQVMVVKIVREEMSEHYLKGLPYPPLVHILEYLQQHGERLRLFLGAKGEAGFPGQFKEVIKRSFYRKLEMNGVFAGHPAVPPEYLAAHSASIFLGITEEWLHSGMPYTPEELAVIYNEVLFMQTTLIAKA
- a CDS encoding NADP-dependent oxidoreductase; protein product: MNEATHMKAVRIHQFGGIEELRYEDAPIPSPAADEILIKVAGTAFNSADVKIRKGYLQAVFPHEFPYIPNIEVSGTVEAAGAEVTDFQPGDRVYAALDMSRDGAAAEYVVTQAQYAALAPVSIELSDAAALPIGVLTAWQGLFDHGNLPHGGRVLIAGAAGGVGSYAVHFAKQHGAYVIGTSSAASMPKLRELGIDEMIDYTKESVTDKLKDKVDLILNLSPESSEVLNTWLPLLKEGGALISAVNPADEALAAQLGVKVHQLFAREDRTLLTRVAELVDTGKLKLWITERLPLAELAASHAMSEAGKLRGKVLITI
- a CDS encoding ribosomal protein L7/L12, with translation MEHMDTIDLIAILALVLALLLMLSVFSLKRRVNELESRLAQRDAYGGKYSPPAIGRAADIPAPLFVQNPELAPDLERRIRLLLAEGKKIQAIKVMREARNLGLKEAKDFVEDLEQGGTFR
- a CDS encoding ABC-2 transporter permease, encoding MYNSIALIRKDFMLTRKFILLLIPYYLIMGYMNAEAYTVFSLFPAMLLLINSCTIDMQHNNQKFLVTLPVPRQRLIQAKYMTLIPFSLFSLTCTILLYLAAFTMGKLDEPLRWRELGIAIAAFPLLASCYLPLYYWLGQKGMQVVNFIFIMVIMLNFTAITSLSKRFPALAEWISTGRLDNVLLVAISVLAYLVIIYASYLVSLRIYMHKDI
- a CDS encoding ABC transporter ATP-binding protein codes for the protein MSNVIELGHVTKCYDRFELRDISLPIKEGYITGLIGPNGAGKTSMIKMIMGLIFPDQGNILMFGQNNQQDLAAVKARIGYVSDENIYYEHLTVKQMKSIIAPFYPGWNNDTYVKFQEQFKLSPGKKIKDLSKGMKIKFSLAIALSHGADLLIMDEPTSGLDPIFRREMLELLSEHIQDEKKSILFSTHNTTDLDRIADYIVFINEGRIVFNEMKESLSERYLLVKGGKELLDRDVRRWFVGLRENGLGFEGLISNRAEGERYFRDTAICETPTLEEIMYYTVKGSEAHV
- a CDS encoding GntR family transcriptional regulator, yielding MNIVISSTSGEPIYAQIVGQVRQMILQGELVSGTPLPSIRLLAKELQISVITTKRAYEELEREGLINSIVGKGSFVSGADQEYIREQRLRMVEGKLKEIIDESRQLGMEYAELAEMLKLLYEEEQE
- a CDS encoding succinylglutamate desuccinylase/aspartoacylase family protein — encoded protein: MSVEKHTLAAGTPYATPYYVISSGVPGPVFMIISGVHGNEPASSRAAQGIASRFSRGDLMLRSGKLIIVPLVNQIARRKGIRGQPDLNRTFPRGPGAPARHPLSAAVWQLALRYRPSWVLDLHEANGLSELNPKRVGQTLIISPVSRAHGLAKQIVMRMNQTITNRAYRFNIRHRERAGTSRMAFQRLLGARAVTVETCWSLDYAFRVRMQSEIVYHFLRSQGMIV
- a CDS encoding diguanylate cyclase: MSDFNTEHENQPLNRTLLNEAGLDPKEPVDLNNCEKEPIHIPGLIQPHGVLLAVTQDTAHRIVQASLNTDKLLGTAAEALLGTPMADLVGPDQLEMLLIRSVNAKETADLQYIVIQIEVAGEPQDFFCIIHESEGLMIVELEPASIDQSDSSNDFDWIRTFFGRLKHTANRLEASQAAAEQVKEMLGYDRVMIYEFDEQWNGKVIAEAREPELEPFLGHHYPASDIPKQARELYLRNWLRTIVDVNYLPVPITPVLQPLTGKPLNLSLSILRSVSPLHIEYLQNMGVGATTTISLINNNKLWGLITCHHHSPKYVPHRIRNLCNFLGAFFSSELYQRQQLDNYQTELELRTKAMRIVDIFTGNVSSSRVIEQLGDEEQTLLGMMEASGAAVCYQDKLMLFGATPSQEQVRELAGWLAGKSKDYTYCTSKLSLEYESAKAYKNKASGAIYLALTPGHQNYMIWFRPEVVEIVDWAGDPAKAVIQENDGLRLSPRKSFEKWRQVVQSTSLPWREQHLNILPQLKSILRGQTENQLRQAEEQALQNARSLRHNEQRYLQLMDLSPVAFFMITDDVIAYCNNRAVELTGEENGKSLIGEPFLDYVQESYRPALKQHFLDLSQNVTQFVSDQGQFMNGDGQPLEVSLSLASVIHGGRPSIMAVLNTGTGTEAKGEAYADAANQMQTYLTTDSLTDLPNRQALENKLDQRWEDSLNTREPLLLLSIDIDDFHSYNAVHGLKGGDLCIQSVADVLNIISITHGTFVARFSGANFILTMAGASSSQAEQLAESVRQGVYDLQIPRDRFEEEGVVTVSIGGLLKVPVPSDRPSDFIAKAEKALYEAKSAGKNQVVFY
- a CDS encoding C45 family peptidase gives rise to the protein MDANPLLQRKTAQFTLLVTEGTHYEVGRTLGAHHKNNSAMLSFLSSPFMGAPRLTPYAADKAMESFERYCPGLNEEIQGFADETGVEAAHVVFYYSYFQAPGHCTQAAYRPVANAGQSGQIYHMRNYDFGWEDEPYNQLLLSTTRVKGKLAHTGFALQLFGRYDGMNEAGLTVTTTSGRVRPEMTGEGFVFPGVVRALLDQCTTAEEAAQLMRSIPVADYRNFLISDAQGNIALVETAGTEKAIQYHPAADSLSASQLVLSANHYTLPSMQLHNQQVMENSWTRYDALRAALMDDNTAIHPVEAMKAAAGREYPEGICCHHYSEGLGTLWSMVSDNTARELHICFGSPQLNGWRTFGFHDPAGMRVYEAVLPDKPSAEGFWHRPR
- a CDS encoding GrpB family protein, encoding MMAEKTKVVEVVPYDPAWKAEYSRIEARMLEIAGDLIIRSEHVGSTSIEGLWAKPVIDVDLVMESYDQLPEIIHRLQAYGYEHQGNLGIEGREAFKSNQDDGFMKYHLYVCPKDGKGYLEHILFRDYLRSHPAAREEYQAVKQRLAEEYRYDIDAYCDGKTAFVQSILQRASQQQE